One genomic window of Streptomyces sp. WP-1 includes the following:
- a CDS encoding RHS repeat-associated core domain-containing protein: protein MVRRTGWGTGRPVRGARGLRRTAFVAVGALMVTGLLPTGTATASGPTKDPASVSATSSGKPIPFTHRAPKHVSAPKAFKHFAPGAQVKLPVAGSADVTLPVVAASTRLSAKATQVRAGKTPVLVGPGVDAHPQATSLTASQRVRVTVLDQKVTQAAGVHGVLFTLRRTGPGGGKVALSVDDSTFRYAFGGDFASRLHLVQLPVCALTTPKLRKCQVQTPVRTAPGRPLSGQVTVPGAVTGVATPSRKAAASSGATVVLAATSGTSGPSGDYSATSLSPAGTWSMSGNTGSFTYSYPINVPAAIGGDAPQVALAYDSSSQDARTEATNNQSSWLGDGWTSTDNYIERTYKSCKDDSSSGAPRNDGDECWAGQILTLSLNGTSTEIVYDDATKTFHPAQDDADTKVEELTGTANGTDNKEYFKVTEGGVQYFFGLNRLPGWSDGKDETKSVWTEPVYRAHSGVPACPDGTDFAATSCTLGYRFNLDYAVDTHGNATAWYYSPETGYYGADMKDTAVSYTRGGTLSHIDYGMTASTIYSGTAPEQILFDTAERCIPGTPSGNTCADSQFTVANAAYWPDVPVDLNCASGSTNCTNHGPSFWSRKRLTSITTQIQSGGATKQVDKYSFTQSFPDGGDHAPTLWLDSIQRTGLDTLGGASGSATTPAVSFDPPLQLPNRVGTIPQMPLMYHDRIQSVSSETGAQTTVTYDRPDCSKAPASDPDDPTDAAAQAFASTNTLSCFPAYWTPDGQPAPWMDWFYKYKVTSVVTIDPHNSYQDGTQPELETDYAYKGNPGWHYDDNEVVKAKDRTWGQFRGYPEVDVTTGDPNVFHKTNSAEVHDQKTLTKTYYFLGMNGDTLPGGKARSVPDLTSQDGTTSVADADELAGQSFETDTYTASGGSLAKAVVDVPTIIGPTATRKRSGLPDLTASMVRTAKSLTREAVSYGWRKTETDTFYNTTLGKSTTGMQVQVDDRGETADSGNVAKCTYTRYLTGKADTLVLPAEAITTAQDCSSAGAAPSGTLLSDTRTSYDANGFAYDGDGQQSPALPSIGDATDVQTASAAAGATATAFIDTGVTTYDSYGRVTKATRTPKSSAPDGKSLAQTVFTSYTPATGELPTGSRTVTQVTPGVDCSTVTTSSKDCQLASATLDPARALPTAQTDAAGLLTSLTYDALGRTTGVWLPNEIKANGAPANTTYTYSLSKTAPTVVASNSLLENGSYATSETLYDAMLRPLQAQTTAENSSTTVSDTQYDSHGWTVATDNAYAVSGGPSNSLVSVSQVSIPDTTVTDYDGEGRADLVTEEHDGSKAWTTTTAYTGDKTTVLPPGGGVATTTVTDARGQTTELDQYTSLPTLSGSAATGFTASGGKTSPTTYEYTPTGRQQRITGPDESVWTFDYDLLGRKKSQTDPDAGPSTYKYDDAGNQVATTDARKKELDYTYDLLGRKLTGTDKAESGFEFASWTYDTLRIGLPTSSTRYVQGTTGGYTVATTGYTTLGNPTGTKITLPASESPLPTTYTTTYTYTVRDQLLATQSDPRAQGLNNETVIYDRDTLGNPTATKSSASIYVGGTVYTPDGEPKMVTLGASTNPATINYSYDDQTLRLKERTIDRTQAPGPLVDDTTYTYDAAGNPTSTTDRQSETGNTVTDQQCYTYDTLARLAEAWTANDSCTARPPTSSTLAKGPGAYWQSYRYDAIGNRTQTVDHAIGGSGTDATTTYHDGCTSQCNTTGTQPHTLTATTGGTNPTGFSYDEDGNLRSRTPTTGPGQTLSWGDEGELDELDTTGANPTSTKYVYDADGNQLIRRDPGQTTLFAGDTEIVVNTKVTPATLLGAVRSYSHGGSGSPVAIRSSLSGGGLKYLFSDLHGTATMTMDATTQEVARQQYTPYGQPRGSANTTPWADPTHSYLGKPQDTSTGYTDVGARKYDPALGAFISVDPVLEATDPQELGGYTYAADNPVSNSDPTGLCPADVCGVGVPKGNVVGGSSGTITDGPIDPGNPSAGYCHHGVCGKTHYNTSWGSSSSASPAPGVSCGANRACEENPQRWKRVRAAAARETVQQKVDDFMAVGTIAIIGTPVLFGCAAGAPIIGPECVGGATASASALSGLFSGAPEGVDPGEEPSSSSCLSFDPHTRVLMDGGQTKVIGKIKTGDRVEAADPTNGKLQGPRTVQHVWINHDHDLQDVTIRSKDGHTATLHTTANHPFWDDTTHSWVPAGKLHAGDALNTATDDHAYVVATRPTPGSATRWNLTVQQLHTYYVFAGSTPVLVHNDDGGSGTVFRDGAYRFQIYSNDHGPAHGHLIGPGIKGDGIQIGQNGKPLNSRVQLSRAQQQVIDNNLGSIRKAIRKSMAAYRMNQESGCK from the coding sequence GCGACGTCCTCCGGCAAGCCCATTCCCTTCACGCACCGGGCCCCCAAGCACGTCAGCGCGCCCAAGGCGTTCAAGCACTTCGCTCCCGGCGCCCAGGTGAAGCTCCCCGTGGCGGGCAGCGCGGACGTCACCCTGCCCGTCGTGGCCGCCTCCACGCGGCTGTCAGCCAAGGCCACGCAGGTACGGGCCGGTAAGACACCCGTCCTGGTCGGCCCCGGCGTGGATGCGCATCCCCAGGCGACCTCCCTCACCGCTTCCCAGCGGGTTCGGGTCACCGTGCTGGACCAGAAGGTCACGCAGGCGGCCGGCGTCCATGGTGTGCTCTTCACTCTCCGGCGCACCGGCCCGGGCGGCGGAAAGGTCGCCCTGAGCGTCGACGATTCCACCTTCCGCTACGCCTTCGGCGGTGACTTCGCCTCGCGACTCCACCTCGTCCAGCTGCCTGTGTGCGCGCTGACCACGCCGAAGCTGCGCAAGTGCCAGGTTCAGACACCTGTGCGTACCGCCCCAGGGAGGCCGCTCTCCGGGCAGGTCACCGTGCCGGGCGCGGTGACCGGTGTCGCCACCCCTTCCCGGAAGGCGGCGGCGTCGTCCGGTGCGACGGTGGTCCTGGCGGCGACCTCGGGCACATCGGGTCCGTCGGGTGATTACTCGGCGACGAGCCTTTCCCCCGCAGGTACGTGGTCGATGTCGGGGAACACGGGTTCGTTCACCTACAGCTATCCGATCAATGTGCCCGCGGCCATCGGCGGAGACGCGCCGCAGGTGGCTCTGGCGTACGACTCCTCCAGCCAGGACGCGCGCACCGAGGCGACGAACAACCAGTCCTCGTGGCTGGGCGACGGCTGGACCTCGACCGACAACTACATCGAGCGCACCTACAAGTCGTGCAAGGACGACTCGTCCTCCGGCGCCCCCCGGAACGACGGGGACGAGTGCTGGGCCGGACAGATCCTCACTCTGTCGCTGAACGGCACTTCCACCGAGATCGTCTACGACGACGCCACCAAGACGTTCCATCCGGCTCAGGACGACGCCGACACCAAGGTGGAGGAGCTGACCGGTACCGCCAACGGCACCGACAACAAGGAGTACTTCAAGGTCACCGAGGGCGGTGTGCAGTACTTCTTCGGCCTGAACCGGCTGCCCGGGTGGAGCGACGGCAAGGACGAGACCAAGTCTGTGTGGACCGAGCCGGTCTACCGCGCCCACAGCGGCGTGCCCGCCTGCCCGGACGGCACGGACTTCGCCGCCACTTCGTGCACGCTGGGCTACCGGTTCAACCTCGACTACGCGGTGGACACCCACGGCAACGCCACGGCCTGGTATTACTCGCCGGAAACGGGCTACTACGGCGCGGACATGAAGGACACCGCGGTGTCCTACACCCGCGGAGGCACCCTTTCCCACATCGACTACGGCATGACCGCCTCGACGATCTACTCGGGCACCGCCCCGGAACAGATCCTGTTCGACACCGCCGAGCGCTGTATTCCGGGTACTCCGTCGGGCAACACCTGCGCGGACAGTCAGTTCACCGTGGCGAATGCCGCGTACTGGCCCGACGTGCCGGTCGACCTCAACTGCGCCTCGGGATCGACGAACTGTACCAACCACGGACCAAGTTTCTGGTCCCGGAAGCGTCTGACCTCCATCACCACCCAGATCCAGAGCGGCGGGGCCACGAAGCAGGTCGACAAGTACAGCTTCACCCAGTCCTTCCCCGACGGCGGCGACCACGCCCCTACCCTCTGGCTGGACTCCATCCAGCGCACCGGCCTGGACACCCTGGGCGGAGCCTCGGGCAGCGCCACCACGCCTGCGGTGAGCTTCGACCCGCCGCTCCAACTGCCCAACCGGGTCGGCACGATCCCGCAGATGCCGCTGATGTACCACGACCGCATCCAGTCGGTCAGCAGCGAGACCGGCGCCCAGACCACGGTCACCTACGACCGTCCCGACTGCTCGAAGGCACCGGCGAGCGACCCCGACGATCCGACGGACGCGGCCGCCCAGGCGTTCGCCTCCACCAACACGCTGTCCTGTTTCCCCGCGTACTGGACCCCTGATGGCCAGCCGGCGCCATGGATGGACTGGTTCTACAAGTACAAGGTCACCTCGGTCGTCACGATCGACCCGCACAACTCCTACCAGGACGGTACGCAACCGGAGCTGGAGACGGACTACGCGTACAAGGGCAACCCCGGCTGGCACTACGACGACAATGAAGTGGTCAAGGCCAAGGACCGTACCTGGGGGCAGTTCCGGGGGTATCCGGAGGTCGACGTCACCACCGGCGACCCGAATGTCTTCCACAAGACGAACAGCGCCGAGGTCCATGACCAGAAGACACTGACGAAGACGTACTACTTCCTGGGCATGAACGGCGACACCCTGCCGGGCGGCAAGGCCCGCTCGGTGCCCGACCTGACCAGCCAGGACGGCACGACCTCGGTCGCCGACGCCGACGAGCTGGCAGGGCAGTCCTTCGAGACCGACACCTATACCGCCTCCGGCGGAAGCCTGGCCAAGGCCGTCGTCGACGTGCCCACGATCATCGGCCCCACGGCCACCCGCAAGCGGAGCGGCCTGCCTGATCTGACGGCCAGTATGGTGCGCACCGCCAAGTCGCTGACCCGTGAAGCCGTGTCGTACGGCTGGCGCAAGACGGAGACCGACACCTTTTACAACACGACGCTGGGCAAGTCGACGACCGGCATGCAGGTGCAGGTCGACGACCGCGGCGAGACCGCTGACAGCGGCAACGTCGCCAAGTGCACCTACACCCGCTATCTGACGGGCAAGGCGGACACCTTGGTGCTGCCCGCGGAAGCCATCACCACCGCGCAGGACTGTTCCAGCGCCGGTGCGGCCCCGAGCGGCACCTTGCTCTCCGACACCCGCACCTCCTACGACGCCAACGGCTTCGCCTACGACGGTGACGGGCAGCAGAGTCCGGCGCTGCCCAGCATCGGCGACGCGACTGATGTACAGACGGCATCGGCCGCCGCTGGAGCCACCGCCACCGCGTTCATCGACACGGGCGTCACCACGTACGACTCCTACGGCCGCGTGACGAAGGCCACTCGTACCCCCAAGTCCAGTGCTCCTGACGGCAAGAGCCTCGCCCAGACCGTTTTCACCTCCTACACCCCTGCGACGGGCGAGCTGCCCACGGGCAGTAGGACCGTCACCCAGGTCACGCCCGGAGTGGACTGTTCGACGGTTACGACGTCGTCCAAGGACTGTCAGCTGGCCTCCGCCACCCTGGACCCGGCCCGAGCCCTCCCGACCGCGCAGACGGACGCGGCCGGCCTGCTGACCTCGCTCACGTACGACGCGCTGGGCCGCACGACCGGGGTGTGGCTGCCGAACGAGATCAAGGCCAACGGGGCGCCGGCGAATACGACCTACACCTATAGCCTGTCGAAGACGGCGCCCACTGTCGTCGCGTCGAACTCGCTTCTGGAAAATGGCAGTTACGCGACCAGCGAGACGTTGTACGACGCGATGCTTCGACCGCTCCAAGCGCAGACGACCGCGGAGAACTCCAGTACCACGGTCTCGGACACCCAGTACGACTCGCACGGCTGGACAGTCGCCACCGACAACGCCTACGCCGTGAGCGGCGGCCCGAGCAACAGCCTGGTCTCGGTCTCTCAGGTTTCCATCCCTGACACCACCGTCACGGACTACGACGGGGAGGGCCGGGCCGACCTGGTCACCGAGGAACACGACGGGAGCAAGGCCTGGACCACGACCACCGCCTACACCGGGGACAAGACCACCGTCCTGCCCCCCGGCGGCGGGGTGGCCACCACCACGGTCACCGATGCGCGCGGCCAGACCACCGAACTCGACCAGTACACGAGCCTGCCCACCCTCTCGGGCAGCGCGGCGACGGGTTTCACCGCGTCCGGTGGCAAGACGTCGCCCACGACGTACGAGTACACGCCGACGGGCCGGCAGCAGCGGATCACAGGTCCGGACGAGTCGGTGTGGACGTTCGACTACGACCTTCTGGGCCGTAAGAAGTCCCAGACCGACCCGGACGCGGGTCCGAGCACCTACAAGTACGACGACGCGGGCAACCAGGTCGCCACCACCGACGCGAGGAAGAAGGAACTCGACTACACCTACGACCTGCTGGGCCGCAAGCTCACAGGCACCGACAAGGCCGAGTCCGGTTTCGAGTTCGCGTCCTGGACCTACGACACCCTGCGCATCGGCCTGCCCACCTCCTCGACCCGGTACGTCCAGGGCACCACCGGCGGCTACACGGTCGCCACCACCGGCTACACCACCCTCGGCAACCCCACCGGCACGAAGATCACTCTGCCGGCGTCCGAGTCGCCTCTGCCCACGACGTACACGACGACCTACACCTACACGGTCAGGGATCAGCTGCTGGCCACGCAGAGCGATCCGCGCGCCCAAGGCCTCAACAACGAGACCGTCATCTACGACCGCGACACCCTGGGCAATCCGACCGCCACCAAGAGCAGCGCCAGCATTTATGTCGGCGGGACCGTCTACACGCCGGACGGCGAGCCGAAGATGGTCACCCTGGGTGCCTCCACCAACCCGGCCACCATCAACTACTCCTACGACGATCAGACGCTCAGGCTGAAAGAGCGCACGATCGACCGCACCCAGGCGCCCGGCCCCCTGGTCGACGACACCACCTATACCTACGACGCGGCCGGCAATCCCACCTCCACCACCGACCGGCAGTCGGAGACCGGCAACACCGTCACCGACCAGCAGTGCTATACCTACGACACCCTCGCGCGCCTCGCGGAGGCATGGACCGCCAACGACAGCTGCACCGCCCGCCCGCCCACCAGCAGTACGCTTGCGAAGGGCCCCGGCGCCTACTGGCAGTCCTACCGCTACGACGCGATCGGCAACCGCACGCAGACCGTCGACCACGCCATCGGCGGTTCCGGCACCGACGCCACCACCACCTACCACGACGGCTGCACCAGCCAGTGCAACACCACGGGCACCCAGCCCCACACGCTGACCGCGACCACCGGCGGCACGAACCCGACCGGCTTCAGCTACGACGAGGACGGCAACCTCCGAAGCAGGACCCCCACCACCGGTCCAGGTCAGACCCTGAGCTGGGGCGACGAGGGTGAGCTGGACGAGCTCGACACCACCGGCGCCAACCCCACGTCCACCAAGTACGTGTACGACGCCGACGGCAATCAGCTCATCCGCCGCGACCCGGGCCAGACCACGCTCTTCGCCGGCGACACGGAAATCGTCGTCAACACCAAGGTCACCCCCGCCACCCTGCTCGGCGCGGTCCGCTCCTACAGTCACGGTGGCAGCGGCTCGCCCGTGGCCATCCGCTCCAGTCTCTCCGGCGGCGGACTGAAGTACCTCTTCAGCGACCTCCACGGCACGGCGACCATGACCATGGACGCCACCACCCAGGAAGTGGCACGCCAGCAGTACACGCCCTACGGGCAGCCACGCGGCAGCGCCAACACCACGCCCTGGGCCGACCCGACCCACTCCTACCTCGGCAAACCCCAGGACACCAGCACCGGTTACACCGATGTCGGCGCCCGCAAGTACGACCCCGCCCTCGGCGCGTTCATCAGCGTCGACCCCGTCCTCGAAGCCACCGACCCGCAGGAGCTGGGCGGCTACACCTACGCCGCCGACAATCCCGTCTCCAACAGCGATCCCACAGGTCTTTGCCCTGCGGACGTCTGCGGTGTCGGTGTGCCGAAGGGCAACGTGGTGGGCGGCTCAAGCGGCACCATCACCGACGGGCCGATCGACCCCGGGAACCCGAGCGCCGGGTATTGCCATCACGGCGTTTGCGGAAAGACCCACTACAACACCAGCTGGGGTTCTTCTTCATCGGCATCGCCGGCACCGGGGGTCTCCTGTGGCGCGAACCGCGCGTGCGAGGAAAATCCTCAGCGGTGGAAGAGAGTCCGCGCGGCCGCCGCTCGGGAAACCGTGCAGCAGAAGGTCGACGATTTCATGGCGGTGGGCACGATCGCCATCATCGGTACGCCTGTGTTGTTCGGCTGCGCTGCCGGAGCTCCCATCATCGGGCCGGAATGCGTAGGTGGCGCGACCGCTTCCGCATCGGCTCTCAGCGGACTGTTCAGCGGGGCACCAGAAGGCGTGGACCCCGGTGAGGAACCGTCTTCGTCCTCGTGTCTCAGCTTCGACCCTCATACCCGCGTTCTCATGGACGGCGGACAGACGAAGGTCATCGGGAAGATCAAGACCGGCGACCGGGTCGAGGCCGCCGATCCCACGAACGGCAAACTCCAAGGCCCGCGCACTGTCCAGCATGTGTGGATCAATCACGATCACGACCTGCAGGACGTCACCATCCGCTCCAAGGACGGTCACACCGCCACTCTCCACACCACCGCCAACCACCCCTTCTGGGACGACACCACCCACAGCTGGGTGCCGGCAGGAAAACTGCACGCAGGCGACGCCCTCAACACGGCCACCGACGACCACGCCTACGTCGTCGCCACCCGGCCCACCCCGGGATCAGCGACCCGCTGGAATCTCACTGTCCAGCAACTCCACACGTACTACGTGTTCGCCGGTAGTACGCCGGTCCTGGTTCATAATGACGATGGTGGCAGCGGAACAGTCTTCAGGGACGGCGCATACCGTTTCCAGATATATTCGAATGATCACGGGCCGGCGCATGGTCATCTCATCGGCCCTGGAATCAAGGGCGATGGAATTCAGATTGGCCAGAACGGAAAGCCGCTGAACTCCAGGGTGCAGCTTTCGCGGGCTCAGCAGCAGGTGATCGACAATAACTTGGGAAGTATCCGTAAGGCTATCCGTAAGAGTATGGCTGCTTATCGGATGAATCAGGAGAGTGGGTGCAAGTGA